The genomic segment GGTCAGTGAAGAGGCGATCGCCGCTGATGTGGCGCGGCTACACGCCCAATGGGAGCAGATCGACGAACGCACCAAGAAGGAAAAGTCCTCTAAGGGTGCCAAGCCGGTCACCATGTATGAAGAGCCCAACATGCTGGTGAAGGTGATCCGGGACCTCTTCAACGAAGACTTCTCCCACCTCGTGGTGGATGGTCGCAAGGCGTGGAATACCGTGCATGCCTATGTGCACTCGGTGGCCTCCGATCTCGAGGATCGGGTGGAGAAATACGATGCCGAGGCGCATGGCGGCGTCGATGCTTTTGAGCACTACCGCGTGGACGAGCAATTGGCGAAGGCGCTGTCGCGGAAGGTGTGGCTGCCCTCCGGCGGCACCTTGGTGATTGACCGCACCGAGGCCATGACCGTGGTGGATGTCAACACCGGCAAATTCACCGGCGAGGGCGGCAATCTCGAGGAAACCGTCACACGCAATAACCTCGAGGCGGCCGAGGAGATCGTGCGCCAGATGCGGCTGCGGGATCTCGGCGGGATGATTGTGGTGGACTTCATCGATATGGTCTTGCCTGAAAACCAAGATCTCGTGTTGCGTCGCCTCAAGGAAGCGTTGGGTAGGGACCGCACCCGCCACCAAGTTTCCGAGGTGACCTCGCTGGGTCTGGTGCAGATGACCCGTAAGAAGCTGGGGACGGGGCTGCTCGACACCTTTGCCACCGAGTGTGAGCACTGCGATGGTCGTGGCCTCATTATCCACACCGATCCGGTTGAGCACAGCGAGCAGCCAGCCCACAAGTCTCGCCGCCGCGACAAGGCCGAGAAGCCCGAGCGGCGCGAGAAGAAGGACCGGCAGGAGAAGAAGCGCACCAGCCACGATCCGGCCTCGCACCCCGCGGCGCTTGCCATGCACCGCGAGGACGAGCCAGAGAAGAGCATCGAGGAGCTTGCCGACGCCGTCATCGCCCTGAGCCCCGACGCGGAGGGCAGCGAGCCCCAGGCCGAGAACACGAGCCGGGATGATAAGCCTGCCAAGCGGCAGCGGCGCGGACGTCGCCGTAGCACCACGCGCAGCAGTGAGCGGGCAGACGGGCGAAAGGACTCCCGCCGTGGCGCCGATAGCAGTGCCGAAGATGTGCAGGCCATCGCTGCGAGCGCGGTGAGTACCGCCGATGCGGAGGATCCGGACGAGCCCTCGGGGGCGAACTACACCCCAGCCTCCTATGAAGAGGCCGTGGCGGAGTTCGAGCGCTCGCCGCGCCGCAAGCGTGCGACCCGCGGCAACTCCCGCTCCGATCACGCGCCCAAGCCGGAGGATTTCGGAACACGCAGTGGGGAGTCCTCCGCGGCAGCGCCCGCTGAGGAGGAGGCGCAAGAGAGCTCCGAGAAGCCACAGCGGCAGTCCGCGCGCCGGAGTCGGGGCGGAAAGCGCCGCAGCACCTCCCGGTCCGGCCGCGACTCGGCTGGGCAGCACTCTGGCGAGGTAGCGGATACTCGCGAGAAGACAGAGCAGGGCGCGCCACAGCAGGACGAGCCGGCGAATAAGCCTGAACAGAGCGATACCCCCCGACGTCGCCGTGGTCGCCGCCGCGCTGTGCGCACCCATGGCAGTGCCGCAGCGAAGAGCACTGAGAAGGCGTCTGGCGAGGCTGCTTCCGCCAAGCAGAAGTCGAGTGCGCAGCGCGATGCTGGGCGCGGCGAGGTGGCGTCGACAAGCAAGGGCCGGAGGCGCCGGGCGACACGCCGGAGCACAAACAAAAAGTAGCGGTTTGTGTTTTTATACGCGATAAAGGTAGTCTTGGACAGTCGCTGTTCGCAGTGCGTTCAGCATGAGATAAAGAACAAGTCCTTAAATCGGGCGCCTCGAGTGCCCGAGCCGAGTTTTTAGAAAAAGGGGTAGCCCTCCTATGTACGCGATCGTCAAGACCGGCGGCAAGCAGTACAAGGTTGCCGAAGGTGACCTCGTCAAGGTCGAGAAGATCGAGGGTGAGCCGGGTTCGTCCGTGGCTCTCACCCCGGTTCTTCTCGTCGACGGCGCCGATGTGACCACCGACGCTGATAAGCTTGCCAAGGTGGAAGTTTCCGCGGAAGTTATCGAGCACGTCAAGGGCCCGAAGATCCGCAACCTGAAGTACAAGAACAAGAGCCGTTACATGAAGCGTCAGGGTCACCGTCAGAACCTGACCGTCATCAAGGTTAGCGGCATCAAGTAGGCCGAGAAGGCTTAAAGGAGAAAAACCGTCATGGCACACAAGAAGGGTGCATCCAGCTCCAGCAACGGTCGTGACTCCGAAGCAAAGCGCCTCGGCGTGAAGCGCTTCGGCGGCCAGAAGGTTAACGCAGGCGAGATCCTCATCCGTCAGCGCGGCACCAAGTTCCACCCCGGTGAGAACGTTGGACGCGGCGGCGACGATACCCTCTTCGCCCTTGCAGCAGGCTCCGTCGAGTTCATCACCAAGCGCAACCGCCGCATGGTGAACATTGTTCCGACCGAAGCTGCCTAAAGCTTCTGGAGCTTAAGATCTAAGCCGCTTGCTTCCCATCTCCGGGAGGCGGGCGGCTTTAATCTTGTCCCCCAATGGGCTCCCAGTACCGCCACAGTGCTTTCCGGGGAAGTCGGCTGTAGGCAGCCAGCCTTCAAAGGAGCGCCGCGGCGGATAGCCCGGAGGGGGTGCCTTAGCCCCTAGTCATCTCCGCGGAACGGGGAAGTCTACGGAGATGGCGCGAGGTGGCCACCATAGTCAGCGAGACGATAAAGACCGCCACGCACATCAACATCCCCGGTGTTGCCCCATAGGAATCGAAGAGGAAACCGCCGGCAGTGGAGCCAGCGGGCATTAATGCCATGCCGGGCACGCCACAGGCCGCAGCGACGCGGCCTTCATTCTCGTCAGTGCAGCTTAAGGCCATGTACGCGCCCTAATCTGAGTTGAACAGCGGGAGGAAGAAGAAGGTGCAGAGCAACACCGCACAGCTCAGGGCGAGCGAGTTAAGTGTGAAGTTCAGGATCATCGCTCCCGCGGCCAGACTGCTCAAGGCCATGAGCGCGGCACTGAAGAAGGCGAATCTGTCCGCGTAACGCTCCGCAAAGAAAGCGCCCGCCACCATTGCCATGCCCATTGCGGCCGATAGGATTCCAAGCTTCCACGGTGCCGCCCCACGCACAATAGTCATCGGCGACAACGCCATGGCGAAGTTGCACAGCCCAGCTGTCATCGCGATAATCCGGAGCCAGTCGTCACGCAGGACAAATCGGAACCCCTCGGGGCGTCCATGGTAAAACCTTTGGGTCAAGTACGGTGGGGTGGTGTATCTGTTCTTTCTCAATCGTGGTTGATATCAGGGTCTGGTTCGGATCTGGTGCCCGTTCTTTAGGATGCTTTCTGGTAACCATCGTTGTGGTGACACGGTGGCGTATTCAGCGCCGCAAACACTGTCAGCCTGGGCGGATATCATCTGGTTGATGAAGCCTGCCAGCATCTGATCCGAGTTCGACGACAACGAGGGTATTGCTGGTGGTGGCGTACTGAGTGAAAAATGTGGTGAGAACAGCTTCGCTTTGTTCGATCCATTTGGATTGAACCGTTGTGGCATTCGAGTCGAGCACGCAGGCGTGGTGGAGCACTTTCCTGCATCCACGCTTATGACGTGGTCGTATGTCATGGGTATCTCCTAGCGGAGAACGTGGTTGGGTTGGGTTCGTTGCTGGGAAACTGGAGTTCGTCGGGCGTCACTCGCGGCTGGCAGCCACGGTACAAAGAGGCCTCACCGCATATTGGGGTGGGTCAGGTTCCTATGAGCAGTTTGGAGTGCGCCACTGCCTCCGGCGGCATCCACCCCCTCGGATCAGTTGATAGACAGCGAGGGCAATAGAGCCATGCCGGAGCAAGCGACTAGTTACTTTCTTTAGGGAGGGGAACGGAACTTAAGCGTAGCGCGGGGTGAATGCCCCTAGGGCTGTGCTGTGAGGACGGTTCCCTTCCGAACTGGAACTGGCTAGAACGTGATAGGGGTTGGGTTTGGGCAAGTGTGGGCTGGCCGCCTGTCAGACCGAGCTATGCGTAGTGAGCGAAACAAGGGGCTAAGAGGTCGGTCGTTGCAGGCCTTAGGTCGAGCGAGATGTTGTAACGACTCAATAACAATCGCAACTATGACATAGCTCACTAAGGAACATATAACTAGACTGAGCACACACTATTTTCAACCTAGTAGGAAGGGGGTTCGTGATGTCAAGAACCTACGATCTAAAAAGTATTGCCTGTATGCAGGCGATGGTGCTTCTCGTGGTAGGTGATAGTTTGACGCCTGTGGCTGCGGAAGAGTCCGGTCGAGGTGCCTCAACCTGTCAAGGAGCAGAGGTTTCTCGTAGCGATTTGAGTTCCGACGAAATCTCGAAAGAGTACACAGAATTTGGAAAGCTCAGTGCGATTAGCGCGGAGTGGACAGATTTTGGCCGCTACTCGAATAAGCTAGGGTCGTCGTCAGCATTGAAAGATGGCCGCACTATAGTCTCCTTAGCGGGGTTTAGCGAGGTTGATGGTGTTCTTCTTGTTCGAGAGATTGATACCAATGGTCAGACGCTGAGGTATCGTGCGCTGCGAATCTTCAATAACAACGGCGAACTCGCGGTTTCCTCAAAGGTTGAAAATAAGGCCAACAAGCGAAGTAAGCGTGAGGTTCGGTGTATTCGCTGGGATAACGCTTGCCTTGAGCGAGCCAAAAAACTGACTGTGCATCGCGGCACTGCAAATGGGTGTTCTGGAACCCATGGGCGTTTGACGCCTGTCTGTTCGCCTCCAGTATGACCCACTTCTACGATTGCTGTAGAGAATATGATGGCGGTGGTGCAGGTGGAACGGACTAGAAGTGATACTGCCGGAATTGCAGGCGCTATTCTCCTTGTTGTCATCCTAGCCCTCACTATCGTGCGGCAGCCTGACAATATCGAGCCACGTGCATTCGCTGTCGCCCTCACCATAGTGCAGCTGCTCGCCATTGCTTCGTATTGGCTTTTTTATCACGACCTAGCAGAGCGCTTAACGAAGTCCGCTGGTACCGCAGTATGCGTCGGCTGGGCTATCGTGCCGCTGGTTGTGATGGGGCTTGCCTTCGCAGTGGGGCAGTCGCCACTGAGTTCGCCCGTACTCTCCGCAGCGGGGATCGTATGGATTGCTGCAGCTTTGAGTTACAATCAGGTGCTTAAAGCTTCCTCGATCCAAAGGACCACATGAACCGTTTCGTAGACCGCGTTGTGCTGCACCTGCAGGCTGGTGACGGCGGGCACGGCTGTGCTTCTGTGCACCGCGAAAAGTTCAAGCCTCTCGGTGGGCCGGATGGTGGCAATGGCGGCCACGGCGGAGACATCATTCTTGAAGTTTCTGACCAGGCCCACACTCTGCTGGATTTCCACTATCGCCCCCACCTGAAGGCCTCCCGCGGCAACAATGGCGCCGGCGATCACCGCAACGGCGCCCGCGGTGAGGACCTCGTGCTCGAGGTGCCGCCGGGCACCGTTGTGCTCAACGAAGAGGGCGAGGTGCTGGCGGATCTGGTGTCCGTAGGTACCCGCTTCGTGGCCGCCTCCGGTGGTTTTGGCGGTCTCGGTAACGCGGCGCTGGCTAATAAGCAGCGCAAGGCCCCGGGCTTCGCGCTGAAAGGAGAACTAGGGGAGCAACGCGATCTGATCTTGGAACTGAAGTCCATGGCGGACGTGGGGCTGGTGGGTTTTCCCTCTGCCGGTAAATCCTCGTTGATTTCGGTGCTCTCAGCAGCACGGCCCAAGATTGGCGATTACCCCTTCACCACCTTGCAGCCCAATCTCGGCGTAGTGGACATGGGCAATGATTCCTTCACCATCGCCGATGTGCCGGGTCTGATTCCGGGCGCCTCCGAAGGCAAGGGGCTTGGTCTGGACTTTTTGCGCCATATCGAACGTACTGCCGTGCTCGCCCATGTGGTGGACCTAGCCACAATCGAGCCAGGACGCGACCCGGTCTCAGATATCGAGGCGCTGGAAAACGAGCTGGCAGCCTACCAATCGGTGCTCGATCATGACACCGGCCTAGGCGATCTGCGGGAACGCCCGCGCGTGATCATTTTGAATAAGGCCGATATCCCCGAGGCGCGGGAGCTGGCCGAGTTCGTATTGGAGGATCTCCGCGAGGCCTTCGGATGGCCGGTGTTTATCATCTCTGCCGTGGCGCACCAGGGTTTGGATGCGGTGCGCTACCGCCTCATGGAGCTGGTGAAGGAGCACCGGAAGAAGCATCCCAAGGCCGCCGAGCAGCGCACCGTGGTGCGCCCCGTGGCCGTGGATGCGCGCAAAAAGGACGACTTCCGCGTGGTTGCTGATCCCAATAACCCCGGCGGCTACGAGGTGCTGGGTGATAAGCCGCGCCGCTGGATTCAGCAAACGGACTTTGAAAACGACGAAGCGGTGGGCTATCTCGCGGACCGTCTGGCCAAGCTGGGCGTGGAGGACGCCCTGTACAAGATGGGCGCCCGCGAGGGGGCCGAAGTGACCATCGGCGAGATCACCTTCGAGTGGGAGCCGCTGACTACCGCTGGAGTGAGCGAGAGCGGTTCTCCCGCTACCGCCCGCGGTACGGATGCCCGCATTGGTCGTTCTACCCGCTCCACCGCTGCCGAGCGTAAGCGCGCCTCCCAGGCCCGCCGCGGCCTGATCGACGAGTTCGACTTTGGTGATGATGAGGCCTCCCGCGAGCGTTGGGAGGGCTAAAGCCAGCATGAGCGATAATTCGACACTGCCAACTTCTCCCTACGAGCTGAACGACACCCCGCCGGCCGAGTTCCCGCCAGCGGGTATTCCCGAGACCGTCCTGGCACAGCCGGCGACCGCTGGTCTGCGCGAAGAAATTGCTGGCGCCAAGAAGATCGTGGTCAAACTGGGAAGCTCCTCGGTAACGGATGACAACTATGCGGTCTCGCCGGAGAAAATCAACCGCTTCGTTGATGCCTGCCAGGCTCGCATGGAACGCGGCACCGATGTGATCATTGTTAGCTCCGGTGCGGTTGCCGCCGGCATGGCGCCGATGGGGTTGAAGAGCCGACCGAATGACCTCGCCACTAAACAGGCAGCCGCCGCGGTGGGGCAGGTGCATCTGGCGTATCAGTGGGGCCGTTCCTTTGCCCGCTACGGCCGCACCACCGGCCAGGTTCTGCTCACCGCCTCCGACGCAGCTGAGCGCTCGCGTGCCCGCAACGCTCAACGGACCGTGGAACGGTTAAGGCAGCTGCGCTGCGTGCCCATCATCAATGAAAATGACACGGTGGCCACCTCGGAGCTGCGCTTTGGCGATAATGATCGTTTGGCGGCGATTGTGGCTCACCTGATCAGCGCCGATGCGCTCGTGCTGCTCTCGGATGTGGACGGGCTCTATGATCGCAACCCTGCCGAACCCGGCGCCCAGTTTGTCTCCGACGTCACCGGGGTGGAGGATCTCGCAGGGGTGGTGGCCGGCGATGGCGGCCGGGTCGGCACCGGCGGCATGGCCTCGAAGGTCTCTGCGGCTCGTCTGGCCTCGCGTGGCGGTATCCCTGTGCTACTGGCCAGTGCGGACAATATCGGTCCGGCGCTATCCACCGCCCAGGTGGGCACCGTTTTCCACCCCGAGCAAGGGCGTGTGAAGGCGTGGAAGTTTTGGGCGCTCTATGCCGCTGACGTCTCTGGGGTGGTGCGCGTGGATGAAGGCGCAGCCCAAGTAGTGCAACGCGGTGGCTACTCGCTGTTGCCTGTGGGGGTTACTGAGGTGGATGGGGATTTCCGCTCTGGCGATATTGTGGAGATCCAGAATCCTCAAGGCACGACCATCGCCCGTGGCGAGGTGGCCTACGATGCCAAGACTCTGCACGGGATGGTGGGCAAGCACACCCACGAGCTGCCGGAAGGGATGAAGCGGCCGGTGATCCATGCGGATTACCTGTCGAGCTATTCCTCACATGCGTAGGGTGGGGTGCATGAAATATGCAATGGGACCAACCCACTGGGACACCGTAGAAGAACAATTGGCAGCCATCGGCGGCGAGCTCACCGACGATCTTTCCGAGGCCGAGCTGCTTGTCTATAACGGCTCGGCGGAAGATTTTCCTGATCTGCCCGACTCTGTGAAGTGGGTGCAGTTTGGTCTTGCCGGTATCGATGCCTACTTCAACCACGGCGCCATCGACGGATCGCGCCGGTACACGAACTGCTCGGGCACCTTCGCTCGGCCGGTGGCGGAGTCCGCCGTGGCGCTGTTGTTGGCCCAGCTGCATCAGCACACCCCCGTGGCGCGGGCGCAGTCGTGGAGCTGCCAGAAGCAGGTGGATAGCGCCACTCGGTGGCTCAGCGATAGCACGGTGAGCATCATTGGTGCCGGTGGTATCGGCCGCGAATTGGTGCCGATGCTCAAGGGCTTTGGCTGCACCGTGATCGCGGTGAATAATTCCGGCACCGCCGTCGAGGGCGCCGATAAAACCTACTCTTCCGAGCATCGCGATGAGGTTTTGGCCTCCTCGGATGCGGTGATTCTCGCCGCCCCTCTCACAGAGGACACCCACCACCTGATTAATGAGCGCACCCTGAAGCTCATGCCCAAGCACGCGGTGCTGATCAACGTTGGTCGTGGCCCGCTGGTGGATAGTGATGCCCTTGTCGAGGCCCTGAACAATGGTGAGATCGCCGGCGCTGGTCTCGATGTCACCGAGCCGGAGCCGCTGCCGGACGGACATCCGCTGTGGGAGATGGATCAGGTGGTGATCACTCCGCACACCGCGAACACCAAGGATTCGATTCGCCGGCTTATCGCCCCGCAGATCGTGGAGAATGTCAAGGCCTATCAGGCAGGGGAGACCATGCCCACCGAGGTCACGGT from the Corynebacterium ciconiae DSM 44920 genome contains:
- the rplU gene encoding 50S ribosomal protein L21, translated to MYAIVKTGGKQYKVAEGDLVKVEKIEGEPGSSVALTPVLLVDGADVTTDADKLAKVEVSAEVIEHVKGPKIRNLKYKNKSRYMKRQGHRQNLTVIKVSGIK
- a CDS encoding D-isomer specific 2-hydroxyacid dehydrogenase family protein, whose protein sequence is MKYAMGPTHWDTVEEQLAAIGGELTDDLSEAELLVYNGSAEDFPDLPDSVKWVQFGLAGIDAYFNHGAIDGSRRYTNCSGTFARPVAESAVALLLAQLHQHTPVARAQSWSCQKQVDSATRWLSDSTVSIIGAGGIGRELVPMLKGFGCTVIAVNNSGTAVEGADKTYSSEHRDEVLASSDAVILAAPLTEDTHHLINERTLKLMPKHAVLINVGRGPLVDSDALVEALNNGEIAGAGLDVTEPEPLPDGHPLWEMDQVVITPHTANTKDSIRRLIAPQIVENVKAYQAGETMPTEVTVDQGY
- the obgE gene encoding GTPase ObgE — translated: MNRFVDRVVLHLQAGDGGHGCASVHREKFKPLGGPDGGNGGHGGDIILEVSDQAHTLLDFHYRPHLKASRGNNGAGDHRNGARGEDLVLEVPPGTVVLNEEGEVLADLVSVGTRFVAASGGFGGLGNAALANKQRKAPGFALKGELGEQRDLILELKSMADVGLVGFPSAGKSSLISVLSAARPKIGDYPFTTLQPNLGVVDMGNDSFTIADVPGLIPGASEGKGLGLDFLRHIERTAVLAHVVDLATIEPGRDPVSDIEALENELAAYQSVLDHDTGLGDLRERPRVIILNKADIPEARELAEFVLEDLREAFGWPVFIISAVAHQGLDAVRYRLMELVKEHRKKHPKAAEQRTVVRPVAVDARKKDDFRVVADPNNPGGYEVLGDKPRRWIQQTDFENDEAVGYLADRLAKLGVEDALYKMGAREGAEVTIGEITFEWEPLTTAGVSESGSPATARGTDARIGRSTRSTAAERKRASQARRGLIDEFDFGDDEASRERWEG
- the proB gene encoding glutamate 5-kinase, translated to MREEIAGAKKIVVKLGSSSVTDDNYAVSPEKINRFVDACQARMERGTDVIIVSSGAVAAGMAPMGLKSRPNDLATKQAAAAVGQVHLAYQWGRSFARYGRTTGQVLLTASDAAERSRARNAQRTVERLRQLRCVPIINENDTVATSELRFGDNDRLAAIVAHLISADALVLLSDVDGLYDRNPAEPGAQFVSDVTGVEDLAGVVAGDGGRVGTGGMASKVSAARLASRGGIPVLLASADNIGPALSTAQVGTVFHPEQGRVKAWKFWALYAADVSGVVRVDEGAAQVVQRGGYSLLPVGVTEVDGDFRSGDIVEIQNPQGTTIARGEVAYDAKTLHGMVGKHTHELPEGMKRPVIHADYLSSYSSHA
- the rpmA gene encoding 50S ribosomal protein L27 encodes the protein MAHKKGASSSSNGRDSEAKRLGVKRFGGQKVNAGEILIRQRGTKFHPGENVGRGGDDTLFALAAGSVEFITKRNRRMVNIVPTEAA
- a CDS encoding translation initiation factor IF-2 N-terminal domain-containing protein — encoded protein: MAEKPNTTELDIDQLGERTRVFAMAKMLGMSSKELIIELDKIGLVKVAQSSLTKDEVSRLLEALRSEPDTDTPEAGDEAPEVRIRKRVENNVKNEISQIEEKVDKQLASYASEELLEEVVPAITPAPEDPSSAAAPMPLFMAPAVEDTPVEEPAPAAVKKSARREKSREAKTADDTPREEKPKKDKARKESQPATPQADPELIDEPKAIKGSTRLEAQRRRRSERREARKNERQIVSEAEFLARRESVERTMVVREKERTDHPGRVTQVGVLEDGMLVEHFVTSDTQSSMVGNIYLGRVQNVLPSMEAAFIDIGKGRNGVLYAGEVDWRAAGLGGRRRTIEHALKSGDQVLVQVVKDPIGHKGARLSTQISLAGRFLVYVPGGRTAGISRKLPAPERARLKDILKRVVPEQGGAIIRTAAEGVSEEAIAADVARLHAQWEQIDERTKKEKSSKGAKPVTMYEEPNMLVKVIRDLFNEDFSHLVVDGRKAWNTVHAYVHSVASDLEDRVEKYDAEAHGGVDAFEHYRVDEQLAKALSRKVWLPSGGTLVIDRTEAMTVVDVNTGKFTGEGGNLEETVTRNNLEAAEEIVRQMRLRDLGGMIVVDFIDMVLPENQDLVLRRLKEALGRDRTRHQVSEVTSLGLVQMTRKKLGTGLLDTFATECEHCDGRGLIIHTDPVEHSEQPAHKSRRRDKAEKPERREKKDRQEKKRTSHDPASHPAALAMHREDEPEKSIEELADAVIALSPDAEGSEPQAENTSRDDKPAKRQRRGRRRSTTRSSERADGRKDSRRGADSSAEDVQAIAASAVSTADAEDPDEPSGANYTPASYEEAVAEFERSPRRKRATRGNSRSDHAPKPEDFGTRSGESSAAAPAEEEAQESSEKPQRQSARRSRGGKRRSTSRSGRDSAGQHSGEVADTREKTEQGAPQQDEPANKPEQSDTPRRRRGRRRAVRTHGSAAAKSTEKASGEAASAKQKSSAQRDAGRGEVASTSKGRRRRATRRSTNKK